One part of the Nitrospira sp. genome encodes these proteins:
- the pgsA gene encoding CDP-diacylglycerol--glycerol-3-phosphate 3-phosphatidyltransferase, which translates to MGEGWKEAGLVLMRSAGQESNINLPNVLTLVRILLIPVFVMLLLDPTPDRSLAAALVFVVAAVTDLLDGYVARKTGQITKLGRLLDPIADKLLVLSALILLVQVDRVSALVAILIIAREVAVTGLRAIAASEGLIMSAEVTGKYKMALQVIAIVLLLLEGTVVEAIGNLHLAGIVTLYLSLILGYVSGAQYVWSFWRQIGTKGL; encoded by the coding sequence ATGGGAGAAGGCTGGAAAGAAGCCGGACTGGTGTTGATGCGATCGGCAGGGCAGGAAAGTAATATTAATCTGCCCAACGTGCTGACGCTCGTCCGCATTCTCTTGATCCCGGTGTTCGTCATGCTTCTCCTCGACCCCACACCGGATCGATCCCTGGCGGCCGCGTTGGTGTTCGTCGTCGCAGCAGTCACGGACCTGCTGGACGGCTATGTCGCACGAAAGACCGGCCAGATCACGAAACTCGGACGGCTCCTCGATCCCATTGCGGATAAGCTGCTGGTCTTGTCTGCCTTGATTCTCCTGGTGCAAGTCGATCGCGTCAGCGCGCTGGTGGCCATTCTGATCATCGCCCGCGAAGTGGCCGTGACCGGGTTGCGGGCGATCGCCGCATCTGAAGGATTGATCATGTCGGCCGAGGTCACCGGCAAATACAAAATGGCCTTGCAGGTCATCGCCATCGTCCTCCTCCTGCTGGAAGGAACGGTGGTGGAAGCCATCGGCAACCTGCACTTGGCCGGCATCGTCACCTTGTATCTGTCCCTCATCCTAGGCTATGTGTCGGGCGCGCAGTATGTGTGGAGTTTCTGGCGTCAGATCGGGACGAAGGGTCTATAG
- a CDS encoding KpsF/GutQ family sugar-phosphate isomerase: protein MRSAKGDASVREGIRVLDIEARAVLDLKARLDERFARAVTLLYECQGKVVISGMGKSGLIGQKIAATLASTGTPSFFLHPAEGVHGDLGMLARRDVLIAISNSGETQEVLQLLPFVKRMNVPVVGMTGKMNSTLAKNSDVALDVSVDEEACPLGLAPTASTTATLAMGDALAVALLQKRGFKHDDFAQFHPGGSLGRRLLVKVRDLMQHGEHLPRVRAEVSGADTILEMTSKKLGLTTVVNAKGALYGIVTDGDLRRFIQAGGDFSHVTAGDLASRTPKTIGPDELATTAVALMERFSITALVVIEPPNRLAGVIHLHDLLKHGIV from the coding sequence GTGCGTTCTGCCAAAGGCGATGCGAGCGTGCGCGAGGGGATTCGCGTCCTCGATATCGAAGCGCGCGCGGTGCTCGATCTCAAAGCCCGTCTGGATGAGCGGTTCGCGAGAGCCGTGACGCTGCTCTACGAGTGCCAGGGGAAAGTCGTCATTTCGGGCATGGGGAAATCCGGCCTCATCGGCCAGAAAATTGCGGCTACCCTGGCCAGTACCGGGACGCCTTCGTTCTTTCTGCATCCGGCCGAAGGAGTCCACGGGGATCTCGGCATGCTCGCACGGCGTGATGTGCTCATCGCCATTTCCAACAGCGGAGAGACGCAGGAAGTGCTGCAATTGCTGCCCTTCGTCAAACGAATGAATGTGCCCGTCGTCGGCATGACCGGAAAGATGAATTCGACACTCGCGAAAAACAGCGATGTGGCACTGGATGTCTCCGTGGATGAAGAGGCCTGCCCGCTGGGTCTGGCCCCGACGGCCAGCACCACCGCCACCCTCGCCATGGGCGATGCCCTGGCCGTGGCGCTGCTGCAAAAACGCGGGTTCAAGCACGACGATTTTGCGCAATTCCATCCCGGCGGCAGCCTGGGGCGGCGATTGCTGGTGAAGGTGCGCGATCTCATGCAGCATGGCGAACACTTGCCGCGCGTGCGCGCCGAGGTGTCGGGAGCAGATACGATCCTGGAGATGACCTCGAAGAAACTCGGACTGACGACCGTCGTCAATGCGAAGGGTGCGCTCTATGGAATCGTCACCGACGGCGACTTGCGGCGCTTCATTCAGGCCGGCGGGGACTTCAGCCACGTCACGGCCGGCGACCTGGCCAGCCGCACCCCGAAAACCATCGGCCCGGACGAACTGGCCACGACGGCCGTCGCCTTGATGGAACGTTTTTCGATCACCGCGCTGGTGGTCATCGAACCGCCGAATCGCCTTGCCGGGGTGATTCACTTGCATGACCTGCTCAAACACGGCATTGTATAA
- the kdsA gene encoding 3-deoxy-8-phosphooctulonate synthase, translating into MAYEVDLGQFKIGAGHRPFLIAGPCVIESEQLAMDTAGRIAEITTSLGMPYVFKSSFDKANRTSISSFRGPGLEKGLAILAKIKQQIGVPILTDVHTEDQATEAGQVVDILQIPAFLCRQTDLLIAAAKTGKVVNIKKGQFLSPPEMGNAIKKVEDAGNHRIVLTERGSSFGYNNLVVDMRSFPIMRRFGYPVVFDATHSVQLPGGGGTKSGGQREFVEPLACAAAGAGCDGFFMEVHPDPDSALSDGPNMVPLHALHSLLERVLRICDAAATQPVR; encoded by the coding sequence ATGGCGTACGAAGTTGATTTGGGACAATTTAAGATCGGGGCGGGCCATCGTCCGTTTTTGATCGCCGGACCTTGCGTGATTGAAAGCGAGCAGCTCGCCATGGACACGGCGGGACGCATCGCGGAAATCACTACATCGCTCGGCATGCCCTACGTGTTCAAGTCGTCCTTCGATAAAGCCAATCGCACCTCCATCTCGTCTTTTCGCGGACCTGGATTAGAGAAGGGACTTGCCATCCTGGCCAAGATCAAGCAACAGATCGGTGTCCCGATTTTGACCGACGTGCACACAGAGGATCAGGCGACCGAGGCCGGGCAGGTGGTCGACATCCTGCAGATTCCTGCGTTTCTCTGCCGACAGACCGACCTGTTGATCGCTGCCGCAAAGACCGGCAAAGTCGTGAACATCAAGAAAGGGCAATTCCTGTCGCCGCCGGAAATGGGGAATGCCATCAAGAAGGTGGAGGATGCCGGCAACCACCGGATTGTCCTGACGGAGCGCGGATCTTCCTTCGGCTACAACAATCTGGTCGTCGACATGCGTTCGTTTCCCATCATGCGCCGTTTCGGCTATCCGGTGGTCTTCGATGCCACCCATAGCGTGCAGCTGCCGGGCGGGGGCGGCACCAAATCCGGCGGCCAGCGTGAATTCGTCGAACCCTTGGCATGCGCGGCGGCAGGAGCCGGCTGCGACGGGTTTTTCATGGAAGTGCATCCGGATCCCGATTCCGCCCTGTCCGATGGACCCAACATGGTTCCACTTCATGCGCTTCATTCACTCCTTGAACGGGTATTACGTATATGCGACGCAGCCGCCACACAACCGGTCCGGTAA
- a CDS encoding CTP synthase has protein sequence MSKLIFVTGGVVSSLGKGLASASIGNLLESRGLKITFLKLDPYINVDPGTMNPYQHGEVYVTEDGAETDLDLGHYERYTSLTLTRENNYTTGRIYHSVITKERRGDYLGGTVQVVPHVTDEIKQCIMRTSQGMDVTIVEIGGTVGDIESLPFLEAIRQIPYDVGRDNVLYVHLTLVPYIGAAGELKTKPTQHSVNKLREIGIQPNILLCRTDRYLPPELKAKIAMFCNVEKDAVITAKDVETIYEVPIVFRKEGLDELIVRQLKLETGPPNLREWDAMVQKIKHPKHEVSIALVGKYAGLKECYKSLAEALVHGGIDHETRVNVTWIESEDVERQGTERILREADGILIPGGFGSRGIEGKIVTIQYAREHQIPFLGLCLGMQCATIEFARNVAGLNGANSAEFDAQSPHPVIHLMSDQQSVNDKGGTMRLGAYACTLGEGTLAQKMYGVSEVRERHRHRYEFNNAYREQLTAQGLILSGLSPDGRLVEIVELQNHPWFLATQFHPEYKSRPHHPHPLFSGFVGAALRRKCGH, from the coding sequence ATGAGCAAGCTGATCTTTGTCACCGGGGGTGTCGTCTCGTCGCTCGGAAAGGGACTGGCGTCTGCGTCCATTGGGAATCTGCTGGAAAGCCGCGGGTTGAAAATCACCTTCTTGAAGCTCGACCCCTACATCAACGTCGACCCCGGGACCATGAATCCCTACCAGCACGGCGAGGTCTACGTCACCGAAGACGGGGCAGAGACCGATCTCGACCTGGGGCATTACGAACGCTACACCTCGCTGACGCTGACGCGCGAAAACAACTACACGACCGGCAGGATCTATCACTCGGTTATCACGAAGGAACGGCGGGGTGATTATCTGGGCGGAACGGTGCAGGTGGTGCCGCATGTCACCGACGAGATCAAGCAATGTATCATGCGCACCTCACAAGGCATGGACGTCACGATCGTGGAGATCGGCGGCACGGTGGGCGACATCGAAAGCCTGCCGTTTCTGGAAGCCATTCGGCAGATTCCCTACGACGTGGGGCGGGACAATGTGCTCTACGTGCACCTGACCCTCGTCCCGTATATCGGCGCCGCCGGTGAGTTGAAAACCAAACCGACCCAGCATTCCGTCAACAAGCTGCGCGAAATCGGTATTCAACCGAACATTCTGCTGTGCCGCACGGATCGCTACCTTCCGCCGGAACTCAAGGCGAAGATCGCCATGTTTTGCAACGTCGAGAAAGATGCGGTCATCACGGCCAAGGATGTCGAGACCATCTACGAAGTGCCGATCGTTTTCCGCAAGGAAGGGTTGGATGAACTGATCGTACGGCAGTTGAAGCTTGAAACCGGGCCGCCCAATCTGCGCGAATGGGATGCGATGGTGCAGAAGATCAAGCATCCCAAGCATGAAGTGTCCATCGCGCTCGTCGGAAAATATGCCGGACTGAAAGAATGTTATAAGAGCTTGGCGGAGGCCCTGGTGCACGGCGGGATCGACCATGAAACCCGCGTCAACGTGACGTGGATCGAATCCGAAGACGTCGAACGGCAGGGGACGGAGCGAATCCTGCGCGAGGCGGACGGCATTCTCATTCCCGGCGGGTTCGGCTCACGCGGGATCGAAGGCAAGATTGTCACCATCCAGTATGCGCGGGAACATCAGATTCCATTCCTCGGTCTGTGTCTGGGCATGCAGTGCGCGACCATCGAGTTTGCGCGCAATGTCGCCGGACTCAACGGCGCGAACAGCGCGGAGTTCGATGCGCAGTCGCCGCATCCGGTCATTCATCTCATGTCCGACCAGCAATCCGTCAACGACAAGGGCGGCACGATGCGCCTGGGCGCCTACGCCTGTACCTTGGGAGAGGGCACGCTGGCGCAAAAAATGTACGGCGTCAGCGAAGTGCGCGAGCGGCATCGCCACCGGTATGAATTCAATAATGCCTATCGCGAGCAATTGACGGCACAAGGACTGATTCTGAGCGGCCTGTCGCCGGATGGGCGCCTGGTTGAAATCGTTGAACTGCAGAACCATCCCTGGTTCCTGGCGACGCAGTTTCATCCGGAATACAAGTCGCGGCCGCATCACCCGCATCCTTTGTTTAGTGGATTTGTCGGGGCGGCACTACGCCGCAAATGCGGCCATTGA
- the kdsB gene encoding 3-deoxy-manno-octulosonate cytidylyltransferase — MPWGRTDVKRPVTVVIPARYGSSRFPGKPLVELMGKPMIQHVYEQAKACRVVDEVLVATDDERIKAAVEQFGGKVLIMTEPYRTGTDRVAAVAQSRTGGCFVDLQGDEILLHPDLITDLVEPFLTSDAPMGTLKRRIDSDADLHNPGVVKVTTDREGHALYFSRAPIPLVRDDPKRSAVPGLHFIHLGLYIYTRETLARLTALPTGILEEAEKLEQLRALENGIRIRVWETSHASLRIDSPEDVPVALAQLRAQTSGPGSTQP, encoded by the coding sequence ATGCCTTGGGGCAGAACTGACGTGAAACGTCCGGTTACGGTGGTCATTCCTGCCCGTTACGGATCTTCTCGATTTCCGGGCAAGCCCCTGGTCGAACTGATGGGCAAGCCGATGATCCAACATGTGTATGAACAGGCCAAGGCCTGCCGCGTGGTGGACGAGGTGCTGGTTGCCACGGATGACGAGCGCATCAAGGCCGCCGTTGAGCAATTCGGGGGGAAGGTGCTTATCATGACCGAGCCCTATCGTACCGGCACAGATCGCGTAGCCGCCGTCGCACAATCTCGAACCGGCGGGTGTTTCGTCGACCTGCAAGGCGACGAAATTCTTCTCCATCCCGACCTGATCACGGACCTGGTGGAACCATTTCTGACAAGCGACGCACCAATGGGGACGTTAAAAAGACGGATCGACAGCGATGCAGACCTACACAACCCCGGGGTGGTCAAAGTGACGACCGACCGGGAAGGCCATGCCCTCTATTTTTCGCGAGCGCCGATCCCGCTGGTGCGCGACGATCCAAAACGGTCGGCCGTGCCGGGATTACATTTCATTCACCTGGGTCTGTATATCTACACGCGCGAGACCCTCGCGCGCCTGACGGCCTTACCGACCGGGATTCTGGAAGAGGCGGAAAAACTGGAGCAGCTACGCGCACTGGAGAACGGAATCCGGATTCGCGTCTGGGAGACCTCTCATGCGTCGTTGCGCATCGATAGCCCCGAGGACGTACCCGTGGCCCTCGCGCAACTTCGCGCCCAGACGAGCGGACCGGGGAGCACTCAACCATGA
- the rfaE1 gene encoding D-glycero-beta-D-manno-heptose-7-phosphate kinase, producing the protein MGKVRKSHPVGRSGQTGPWSGQGSEDPMVDQVALSTYIQRFPQASVLVIGDLILDHYVWGRVSRISPEAPVPVVHVESESLKLGGAANVFNNILALGGQADICGVIGADESGRLLLKELGGRRQGRGGVIIDQSRPTTRKSRVVAHNQQIVRYDVERRNELSSLLQRRILRYVESRLKELSCLVVSDYAKGVVTASLMTELTRLAGQRKIPIVVDPKVEHFSYYKGVTVVTPNHLEATQAAGVQGEDDKTINKAGMVLRQRLGCQTVLVTRGERGMSVYQSHGDHWHIPTRARQVYDVTGAGDTVVGTLALALSTGANMREAAILANQAAGVVVGMIGTATVTAAQLTDALGQN; encoded by the coding sequence ATGGGAAAGGTTAGGAAAAGCCATCCAGTAGGACGGTCCGGACAAACCGGTCCGTGGAGCGGGCAGGGAAGCGAAGATCCGATGGTGGATCAGGTCGCACTCAGCACGTATATCCAGCGCTTCCCGCAGGCCAGCGTGCTGGTCATCGGGGACTTGATCCTGGATCACTACGTGTGGGGACGAGTCAGCAGAATTTCTCCGGAAGCCCCCGTGCCGGTGGTCCACGTCGAATCAGAATCACTCAAGCTCGGCGGTGCGGCCAACGTCTTCAACAACATTCTCGCGCTGGGCGGCCAAGCGGATATCTGCGGGGTCATCGGAGCGGACGAGAGCGGACGGCTGCTGTTGAAAGAATTGGGTGGCCGCCGCCAGGGTCGCGGCGGAGTCATTATCGATCAGAGCCGGCCGACCACACGGAAGTCACGCGTCGTTGCTCACAACCAACAAATCGTCCGCTACGACGTGGAACGCCGGAACGAACTCTCCAGCCTTCTGCAACGTCGGATCCTCCGGTACGTCGAATCACGGCTGAAGGAACTGTCCTGCCTGGTGGTCTCCGATTACGCCAAAGGCGTCGTCACGGCCTCGCTGATGACCGAGTTGACTCGTTTGGCGGGACAGCGCAAGATCCCCATTGTCGTCGATCCCAAGGTGGAGCATTTCAGCTATTACAAGGGCGTGACGGTCGTCACCCCCAACCATCTCGAGGCCACCCAAGCGGCCGGCGTGCAAGGGGAGGATGATAAGACGATCAACAAAGCCGGGATGGTTCTGCGCCAACGATTGGGGTGCCAAACCGTACTCGTCACACGAGGTGAGCGAGGCATGAGTGTCTACCAGAGCCATGGCGACCACTGGCATATTCCGACACGTGCCCGGCAGGTCTATGACGTGACGGGAGCCGGCGACACAGTCGTCGGGACCCTGGCCTTGGCCCTTTCGACCGGCGCCAACATGCGAGAAGCGGCCATACTCGCCAATCAAGCGGCCGGAGTTGTCGTCGGCATGATCGGCACCGCCACCGTCACCGCTGCGCAGTTGACCGATGCCTTGGGGCAGAACTGA
- the lepB gene encoding signal peptidase I — protein sequence MSVDPNARPDEVPATNDHTTPTPTEQTTNEARLVVAEQPAHKSILREYAEAIIIAMLLAFAIRVFVVQAFKIPSGSMIPTLLVGDHILVSKLSYGLQWPTDCKFQPGFPPVTCYSSRTVIPFGSIQRGDIIVFRFPEDEDKDFIKRVIGLPGDTIQVRNKVVHINGTPFEDKAFTQHTDPPIHDGHISPRDNFGPVTVPEDAYFVMGDNRDHSLDSRFWGYVRTEKVRGKAFRIYWSWSGQGSWTEWVRWERLGKAIQ from the coding sequence ATGAGCGTCGATCCCAATGCTCGTCCCGATGAGGTTCCCGCGACGAACGACCACACGACGCCCACTCCCACCGAACAGACGACCAACGAAGCACGCCTCGTCGTGGCTGAGCAACCGGCCCACAAGTCGATCCTACGCGAATACGCAGAGGCGATCATCATCGCGATGTTGCTCGCGTTCGCGATCCGCGTGTTCGTGGTGCAGGCGTTCAAAATTCCATCCGGTTCGATGATTCCCACCCTCCTGGTCGGGGATCATATCCTCGTCAGCAAGTTATCCTATGGCCTCCAGTGGCCCACCGACTGCAAGTTTCAACCGGGCTTTCCTCCGGTCACCTGTTATTCCTCGCGAACCGTGATTCCGTTCGGTTCGATCCAGCGCGGCGACATCATCGTATTTCGATTTCCCGAAGATGAAGACAAGGACTTCATCAAGCGCGTGATCGGGCTGCCTGGCGACACGATTCAGGTGCGCAACAAGGTCGTCCATATCAACGGGACGCCGTTCGAGGATAAGGCCTTCACGCAACACACCGATCCACCCATCCATGACGGGCACATCAGCCCGCGCGATAATTTCGGCCCGGTGACGGTACCGGAGGATGCGTACTTCGTGATGGGAGACAACCGGGATCACAGTCTCGACAGTCGGTTCTGGGGCTATGTGCGCACGGAGAAGGTGCGCGGCAAAGCGTTTCGCATTTACTGGTCGTGGAGCGGCCAAGGATCGTGGACGGAATGGGTACGATGGGAAAGGTTAGGAAAAGCCATCCAGTAG